Sequence from the Atribacterota bacterium genome:
AATATTTATATAAATATTATGGGTTAAGCACTCCCCAATTAACTATATTAAAAGTACTGTCAGAGGTCAGCGAAATACCAACTGGCCAATTGGCTAAGAGGATTAGTTTAAGTCAGGCTACTGTTACTGATATTCTCGACCGTCTGGAAGAAAAAGGACTTATCACAAGACAAAGAAGCAGCTTTGATAAAAGGAGAGTTTATATCCGGATTTCAGAGAAAGGGAGAAGTATAGTATTAAAGAATCCTTCATTACTGAAA
This genomic interval carries:
- a CDS encoding MarR family transcriptional regulator, with the protein product MVGKLSMSQEVYSALRQIVRAMDVHSKYLYKYYGLSTPQLTILKVLSEVSEIPTGQLAKRISLSQATVTDILDRLEEKGLITRQRSSFDKRRVYIRISEKGRSIVLKNPSLLKEGFLQQFNELEDWEQTLILSSMQRVVAMMRTPEIESDIKIKHIAKKKQLV